Proteins encoded by one window of Ralstonia sp. RRA:
- a CDS encoding SRPBCC family protein, translating to MPQSTFSYVTYIRTTPEKLWHALTDAESMKQYWFGMRCESEWTAGASWALVSGDGVVFDDGEIVEAEPPRHLVIRWQHQTKPELKAEGPSLCTMELELSSTAVKLTITHTIERVPSKLIEAVSGGWPKILSNLKSLLETGAIALEEAYPSKSAQPQQA from the coding sequence ATGCCACAGTCGACCTTTTCCTACGTGACCTATATCCGCACCACACCTGAGAAGCTGTGGCATGCCCTGACCGACGCTGAATCCATGAAGCAATACTGGTTCGGCATGCGCTGTGAAAGCGAATGGACGGCGGGCGCTTCGTGGGCGCTGGTATCCGGCGATGGCGTGGTCTTCGACGACGGCGAGATCGTCGAAGCCGAGCCGCCCCGCCATCTGGTCATCCGCTGGCAGCACCAAACCAAACCCGAACTCAAAGCCGAGGGCCCATCGCTCTGCACGATGGAACTGGAGCTGAGCAGCACGGCAGTCAAGCTGACGATTACGCACACCATTGAGCGTGTGCCTTCGAAGCTGATCGAAGCCGTGTCGGGTGGCTGGCCGAAGATCCTATCCAACCTGAAGTCGTTGCTGGAGACGGGGGCCATTGCGCTGGAGGAGGCCTATCCGTCCAAGAGCGCCCAGCCTCAACAAGCGTGA
- a CDS encoding PgaD family protein: MTALVIDVSRNSIRQSFSDKGVVGTVHHVLWFRIFRPILVISIWALLGLYVGYSISSVGPSGLPFEQLRMYSHIIAGMGAVLVVWLVLSRLDRAIRRKMAHAKAPAPASTLTPTAAASRAALHGQQTAWQRPRNTRLLVVDHDDDGDITHVRSWQEWSGRPAPAGTAAPATPFTRSPEYDPDEPVLSASPVIVVDRADRAEPSLAHAPHAAEATEVAPQAPQRRDVVKAADTVTAEAAGFHRFGYRGKLGRNDWVEPPEPAQSFAMRPGMARHYGGVSAVVHGRARPAVHAADRTSERRRSLHAFGAHAQLEDPYATLDRVERIDPLHGFGRRGNIVADED; the protein is encoded by the coding sequence ATGACCGCACTTGTCATTGACGTTTCACGCAATTCGATCCGACAGTCGTTCTCGGACAAGGGTGTTGTCGGCACCGTGCATCACGTGCTGTGGTTCCGTATCTTCCGGCCGATTCTTGTGATCTCGATCTGGGCGCTGCTGGGGCTGTATGTGGGCTACTCCATCAGCAGCGTGGGGCCAAGCGGCCTGCCGTTCGAACAGCTGCGCATGTATAGCCACATCATTGCCGGCATGGGCGCGGTGCTGGTGGTGTGGTTGGTTCTCTCGCGCCTGGACCGCGCCATCCGCCGCAAGATGGCGCACGCTAAGGCCCCCGCGCCTGCGTCCACCCTCACGCCCACCGCCGCGGCTTCGCGTGCTGCGCTGCATGGCCAGCAGACGGCGTGGCAGCGCCCGCGCAACACGCGCCTGCTGGTGGTCGACCATGACGACGACGGCGATATCACCCACGTGCGCTCGTGGCAGGAGTGGTCTGGCCGCCCGGCACCGGCAGGGACCGCTGCGCCGGCCACGCCGTTCACGCGCAGCCCCGAATACGACCCGGACGAACCGGTGCTCTCCGCTAGCCCGGTGATCGTTGTGGACCGCGCCGATCGTGCCGAGCCGTCACTGGCCCACGCACCCCATGCGGCCGAAGCGACCGAAGTGGCACCGCAAGCACCGCAGCGGCGCGACGTGGTGAAGGCCGCCGACACTGTCACCGCGGAAGCCGCTGGATTTCATCGCTTCGGTTATCGCGGCAAACTGGGCCGCAACGATTGGGTGGAGCCCCCCGAGCCGGCACAGTCATTTGCGATGCGCCCAGGCATGGCGCGCCACTACGGCGGTGTGAGCGCTGTGGTGCATGGCCGTGCTCGCCCCGCGGTGCATGCGGCAGACCGCACCTCGGAGCGCCGTCGGAGCCTGCATGCGTTTGGCGCGCATGCGCAACTGGAAGACCCATATGCGACGCTGGACCGCGTTGAGCGTATCGACCCGCTGCATGGTTTCGGGCGTCGCGGCAACATCGTTGCGGACGAAGACTGA
- the pgaC gene encoding poly-beta-1,6-N-acetyl-D-glucosamine synthase: MVDLLIAKRWVSGFVFYYPFFMSYFWMIGGLLHYFLLERGTARVQHPLALLGVKSYPKVSIIVPCYNEEANVREVISHLARMRYPNFDIIAVNDGSSDRTGERLNELAAQYPQLLVIHQSSNQGKAIGLTTAAQVTDAEYLMCIDGDSILDVDAIAWMIRHLLENPTIGAVTGNPRIRTRSTLLGRMQVGEFSSIVGLIKRTQQIYGRLLTVSGVVVMFRKHAIEEVGYWSNDMLTEDIDISWKLQVGGWIIRYEPRALSWILMPETFRGLYKQRLRWAKGGIQALIKYAPAMLSLRQSMMWPIFFEYALSVVWAYNMLLVITWSVLGFFVDMAPEWRMEAFPRWHGTLLFITCVLQLLVGCFIDRRYDDGILRYFVDTVWYPVAFWILNLITTVVGFPAVAFQRTRARARWTSPDRGVQQQGNSP; this comes from the coding sequence ATGGTGGACTTGCTGATCGCCAAGCGCTGGGTCTCGGGCTTCGTCTTCTACTACCCGTTCTTCATGTCGTACTTCTGGATGATCGGGGGGCTGCTGCACTACTTCCTGCTGGAGCGCGGCACCGCGCGCGTGCAGCATCCGCTTGCGCTGCTGGGGGTGAAGAGTTACCCCAAGGTGTCGATCATCGTGCCCTGCTACAACGAAGAGGCCAACGTGCGCGAGGTGATCAGCCACCTCGCCCGCATGCGCTATCCGAACTTCGACATCATTGCCGTTAACGACGGCAGCTCCGACCGCACCGGCGAGCGCCTGAACGAACTCGCCGCGCAGTACCCGCAGTTGCTGGTGATCCATCAGTCGTCCAACCAAGGCAAGGCGATTGGGCTGACCACCGCCGCGCAGGTTACGGATGCCGAGTACCTGATGTGCATCGATGGCGACTCCATCCTCGATGTGGATGCCATTGCCTGGATGATCCGCCATTTGCTGGAGAACCCGACCATCGGGGCCGTGACGGGCAACCCGCGCATTCGCACACGCTCCACGTTGCTGGGGCGTATGCAGGTGGGTGAGTTTTCGTCGATCGTGGGGCTCATCAAGCGCACGCAGCAAATCTACGGGCGCTTGCTGACGGTGTCGGGTGTGGTCGTGATGTTCCGCAAGCACGCCATCGAAGAAGTGGGCTACTGGAGCAACGACATGCTTACGGAAGACATCGACATCAGCTGGAAGCTGCAGGTGGGCGGGTGGATCATCCGCTACGAGCCGCGCGCGCTGTCGTGGATCCTGATGCCTGAGACCTTCCGCGGCCTGTACAAGCAGCGGCTGCGCTGGGCCAAGGGCGGTATCCAGGCGCTGATCAAGTACGCGCCGGCCATGCTGAGCCTGCGGCAATCGATGATGTGGCCGATCTTCTTCGAGTACGCGCTGTCGGTCGTGTGGGCGTACAACATGCTGCTGGTCATCACGTGGTCGGTGCTTGGCTTCTTCGTCGACATGGCACCCGAATGGCGCATGGAGGCCTTCCCACGCTGGCACGGCACGCTGCTGTTCATCACGTGCGTGCTGCAGTTGCTGGTCGGCTGCTTTATCGACCGCCGCTACGACGACGGCATCCTGCGCTACTTCGTCGATACCGTCTGGTATCCGGTGGCGTTCTGGATTCTCAACCTCATCACCACGGTGGTCGGCTTTCCGGCCGTCGCTTTCCAGCGCACGCGCGCCCGCGCCCGCTGGACCAGCCCCGACCGGGGCGTACAACAACAGGGGAATTCGCCATGA
- the pgaB gene encoding poly-beta-1,6-N-acetyl-D-glucosamine N-deacetylase PgaB — MVLIAAMTLTAAIRPAAALQVDFLPKPDPDDGKTYRVLCFHDIRDNLRASFETLPDAFAIDTKALTNMFSWLQANGYHPVTLAQIDEARRGGKPLPKRPVLLTFDDGYESHYAKVFPLLKQFRFPAVFGLVTEWTNAPPGAKVKLSDKQIVDRDFFMNWNQIREMQASGLAEFATHTHDLHHGVLGNPQGNELPAASTHEYLPKMGRYETDDEYRKRVRDDLQRSVDIIQKNIGAKVHTVVWPYGAHNVILDQEAANVGLKYMLTLEPGPNTPDVPLTAIRRSLMGYDTTTGNLERSLREPVTHHGEINPVQRVVQVDMDYIYDPDPKQQEANLGKLIDRIKDLAPRAVYLQAYADAKGNGAVESVYFPNRHMPMRADLFSRVSWQLKTRAKVEVYAWLPMLSFKLPANNPAATHLVQSLPGAPQKPGTVKPPRLSPFDPEARKMIGDIYEDLAKNAIIDGILFHDDGVLDDYEDASPAALKAYQAMGLPGDINQIRQSPELMQKWTRGKTAALIAFSHELISVAQGYQNGRDMLTARNIFAGPVLDPKAETWTAQNYDDFLQAYDYVALEAMPYMEEAKDPRDWMKKLTAAVAKHKDGLRKTIFELQAVDWRNKDKPIPSAELHEQMSHLRAAGALNYGYYPDDFIAGRPDTEVLRDVMSLKSYIETRSAPPSAEKINGALPKTQPPSAQAAPASKSPVATEAAAGAAAPANNKAGG; from the coding sequence ATGGTCTTGATTGCGGCGATGACGCTGACCGCCGCCATCCGTCCGGCTGCCGCGCTGCAGGTGGACTTCCTGCCTAAGCCCGATCCGGACGACGGCAAGACGTACCGCGTGCTCTGCTTCCACGATATTCGCGACAACCTGCGCGCCAGCTTCGAGACGCTGCCCGATGCGTTTGCCATCGACACCAAGGCACTCACCAACATGTTCAGCTGGCTGCAGGCCAACGGCTACCACCCGGTGACGCTGGCGCAGATTGACGAGGCGCGCCGCGGCGGCAAGCCACTGCCCAAACGGCCAGTGCTGCTGACCTTTGATGATGGCTACGAAAGCCACTACGCGAAGGTCTTCCCGCTGCTCAAGCAGTTCCGCTTCCCGGCCGTGTTCGGGCTGGTGACGGAGTGGACCAACGCGCCTCCGGGGGCCAAGGTCAAGCTGTCGGACAAGCAGATCGTCGACCGCGACTTCTTCATGAACTGGAATCAGATCCGAGAGATGCAGGCCTCGGGCCTGGCGGAATTCGCCACCCACACGCACGACCTGCACCACGGCGTTCTGGGCAACCCACAGGGCAACGAATTGCCGGCCGCCAGCACGCACGAATATCTGCCCAAGATGGGCCGGTATGAGACCGACGACGAGTATCGCAAGCGCGTGCGTGATGATCTGCAGCGCAGCGTCGACATCATCCAGAAGAACATCGGCGCCAAGGTGCACACCGTGGTCTGGCCGTACGGTGCGCATAACGTGATCCTTGACCAGGAAGCGGCCAACGTGGGCCTGAAGTACATGCTCACGCTGGAGCCGGGCCCGAATACGCCGGACGTACCGCTCACCGCCATCCGCCGTAGCCTGATGGGCTACGACACCACCACCGGTAACCTGGAGCGCTCGTTGCGCGAACCGGTCACCCACCACGGTGAGATCAACCCCGTGCAGCGCGTCGTGCAGGTCGACATGGATTACATCTACGACCCTGACCCGAAGCAGCAGGAAGCCAACCTCGGCAAGTTGATCGACCGCATCAAGGACCTGGCACCGCGGGCGGTCTACCTGCAGGCCTATGCAGACGCGAAGGGCAACGGCGCCGTGGAGTCTGTGTACTTCCCGAACCGCCACATGCCGATGCGTGCCGACCTCTTCTCGCGCGTGTCGTGGCAGTTGAAGACCCGTGCCAAGGTGGAGGTGTACGCCTGGCTGCCGATGCTGTCGTTCAAGCTGCCGGCCAACAACCCGGCCGCCACGCACCTTGTGCAATCCTTGCCGGGCGCACCGCAAAAGCCGGGCACGGTCAAGCCGCCGCGCCTGTCGCCGTTTGATCCGGAAGCACGCAAGATGATCGGCGACATTTACGAGGACCTGGCCAAGAACGCCATCATCGACGGCATTCTCTTCCACGACGACGGCGTGCTCGATGACTATGAAGACGCCAGCCCCGCCGCACTCAAGGCCTACCAGGCGATGGGTCTGCCGGGCGACATCAACCAGATCCGCCAGTCGCCCGAGTTGATGCAGAAGTGGACACGCGGCAAGACCGCCGCGCTGATCGCGTTCTCGCACGAGCTGATCTCGGTGGCGCAGGGCTACCAGAACGGCCGCGACATGCTGACCGCGCGCAACATCTTCGCGGGCCCCGTGCTCGATCCGAAGGCCGAAACCTGGACGGCGCAGAACTATGACGACTTCCTGCAGGCCTACGACTACGTTGCGCTTGAAGCCATGCCCTACATGGAAGAGGCCAAGGATCCGAGGGACTGGATGAAGAAGCTGACGGCAGCCGTGGCCAAGCACAAGGATGGTTTGCGCAAGACCATCTTCGAGCTGCAGGCCGTGGACTGGCGTAACAAGGACAAGCCCATCCCGAGTGCAGAGCTGCACGAGCAGATGAGCCACCTGCGTGCTGCCGGTGCCCTGAACTACGGCTACTACCCGGACGACTTCATTGCCGGGCGGCCCGACACCGAGGTGCTGCGCGATGTGATGTCGCTCAAGAGCTATATCGAAACGCGCAGTGCGCCGCCCAGCGCCGAGAAGATCAACGGCGCGTTGCCGAAGACCCAGCCGCCGAGTGCTCAGGCGGCACCGGCAAGCAAGAGCCCGGTAGCAACCGAGGCTGCGGCGGGCGCTGCTGCTCCGGCCAACAACAAGGCGGGAGGCTGA
- the pgaA gene encoding poly-beta-1,6 N-acetyl-D-glucosamine export porin PgaA, which yields MNTYEPILSGQPCASTASAWHPRRCAIAGATVVLVGTAPMAVHAAATTNDASNTATRNLIDAELAELNGSTTAAAAPTGSNGLPASPANARLVAQAQQPAPADANAAAPAAPAQQAPSPMPGADMAPPAPPPSPTVILPPGTHSTDAAPPMPAGPSAQGPGALEPLQVSPEAANAAATHATANQPENAPAGPMPTDREAFRNEVQRESREGAATLAQEHLREHPDWFMEAESWHVDHAAAAQRIRWGRQQMKSIQGPERFVIIDQAVAEIEALIKKVPDTKENAEFRQEIVADEVVALASRGRMKDAVKRYEEMSQAGKVPAYTRVAAGDAYAYLDTPDKAAAAYAQALKDAGPGEIETGDVQEGLFYALLDTGRFEEARALLDKMKADNPEYVRLAPEVGTPNPDYSRVKRLEAQYLVLTGRTHQGIAEMDKWRHEAPFSASLVSARADGAMVQAEPYRSREMYKTALAEHPDDLSVVSGYGRASLAVDDLKTAKDVANGLGERFPENGSINALNKDLDVYQSPQLIIQSTADKGNSVFANNEYGVNTKVYSSPFADHYRLFFDSFVGKAQFDGASQSRVRNGAGVQWFDTGIEVNGEVHQSVGAAGKTGGTLDATWLPSDHWKVSGLVTTDDLEVPYKAYQVGVTGKTVSGNVRYTWDETRYASLTYGMSRYSDDNFRKRVAANFYQQVFTSPRHTVGVLLGADTSTNTMTGLNYFSPSRDYSGTATAIWSWTPWRYADKSFTQRVYLTGGMYNQQSFGNSPMYEARLEHVWQINRKTQVSYGIGYGRHRYDGQPENRKFLYLNLNIPL from the coding sequence CCGCTGCCGCTCCCACCGGCTCGAACGGTCTGCCGGCTTCGCCCGCCAATGCAAGGCTGGTGGCGCAGGCGCAGCAACCCGCCCCGGCCGATGCCAACGCCGCGGCGCCGGCCGCGCCCGCACAGCAGGCCCCATCGCCCATGCCCGGCGCCGACATGGCGCCGCCCGCACCGCCACCATCACCCACGGTGATCCTGCCGCCGGGCACCCACTCGACCGACGCTGCACCACCCATGCCCGCAGGCCCCAGCGCCCAAGGCCCGGGTGCGTTGGAGCCGCTGCAGGTGTCTCCCGAAGCCGCCAACGCTGCGGCTACCCATGCCACTGCCAACCAGCCGGAGAACGCCCCCGCAGGCCCGATGCCGACCGATCGCGAGGCCTTCCGCAACGAAGTCCAGCGCGAGTCCCGCGAAGGTGCGGCCACGCTGGCGCAGGAGCATTTGCGTGAGCACCCGGACTGGTTCATGGAAGCCGAGTCCTGGCATGTCGATCATGCGGCCGCCGCGCAGCGCATCCGGTGGGGCCGTCAGCAGATGAAGTCCATCCAGGGGCCTGAGCGCTTTGTCATCATCGACCAGGCGGTGGCCGAGATCGAAGCGCTGATCAAGAAGGTGCCCGATACGAAGGAGAACGCCGAGTTCCGCCAGGAGATCGTCGCCGACGAGGTGGTAGCGCTGGCGTCCCGCGGGCGCATGAAGGATGCCGTCAAGCGCTACGAAGAGATGTCGCAGGCAGGCAAGGTGCCCGCCTACACGCGCGTGGCCGCGGGCGATGCCTACGCCTATCTTGATACGCCGGACAAGGCTGCTGCCGCCTACGCGCAGGCGTTGAAAGACGCCGGCCCCGGCGAGATCGAAACCGGTGACGTGCAGGAAGGCCTGTTCTATGCGCTGCTGGATACCGGCCGCTTTGAAGAGGCCCGCGCACTGCTCGACAAAATGAAGGCCGACAACCCCGAGTACGTGCGCCTGGCACCGGAAGTCGGCACGCCCAACCCGGACTACTCACGCGTCAAGCGCCTGGAGGCGCAATACCTGGTGCTGACCGGCCGCACGCACCAGGGTATTGCCGAGATGGACAAGTGGCGGCATGAGGCGCCGTTCTCCGCGTCGCTGGTGAGTGCACGTGCCGACGGTGCGATGGTGCAGGCCGAGCCCTATCGCTCGCGCGAGATGTACAAAACTGCGCTGGCGGAGCACCCGGATGATCTGAGCGTGGTCTCGGGTTATGGGCGTGCCTCGCTTGCGGTGGATGACCTCAAGACCGCCAAGGATGTCGCCAACGGGCTGGGCGAGCGCTTTCCGGAGAACGGCTCGATCAATGCGCTGAACAAGGACCTGGATGTCTACCAGAGCCCGCAGCTCATCATCCAGTCCACGGCCGACAAGGGCAATTCGGTGTTTGCCAACAACGAGTACGGCGTCAACACCAAGGTCTACAGCAGCCCGTTTGCCGATCACTACCGCCTGTTCTTCGATAGCTTTGTGGGCAAGGCGCAGTTTGATGGCGCATCGCAAAGCCGCGTACGCAACGGTGCGGGCGTGCAGTGGTTCGACACCGGCATTGAGGTGAACGGCGAGGTGCACCAATCGGTGGGTGCGGCCGGCAAGACGGGCGGCACCCTCGACGCCACCTGGTTGCCGAGCGACCACTGGAAGGTGTCGGGCCTGGTCACCACCGATGACCTGGAGGTGCCCTACAAGGCGTACCAGGTGGGCGTGACCGGCAAGACCGTGAGCGGCAACGTGCGCTACACCTGGGATGAAACGCGCTACGCATCGTTGACGTACGGCATGTCGCGCTATTCAGATGACAACTTCCGCAAGCGCGTGGCTGCGAACTTCTATCAGCAGGTGTTCACTTCGCCGCGCCACACGGTGGGCGTGCTGTTGGGGGCCGATACCAGTACCAACACCATGACGGGCCTGAACTATTTCAGCCCATCACGCGACTACAGCGGCACGGCCACTGCCATCTGGTCGTGGACGCCCTGGCGCTATGCCGACAAGTCGTTCACGCAGCGCGTGTACCTGACCGGCGGTATGTACAACCAGCAGTCGTTCGGCAACAGCCCGATGTATGAGGCACGGCTTGAGCACGTCTGGCAGATCAACCGCAAGACGCAGGTCTCGTATGGGATCGGTTACGGGCGCCATCGCTATGACGGCCAGCCTGAGAACCGCAAGTTCCTCTATCTGAACCTCAATATTCCCCTCTGA